One genomic window of Motacilla alba alba isolate MOTALB_02 chromosome 3, Motacilla_alba_V1.0_pri, whole genome shotgun sequence includes the following:
- the LOC119698748 gene encoding neuronal PAS domain-containing protein 4-like isoform X1 → MTIFCSHCHRPLQAEMSCLPARAKQAPSASRPFRSTKSASKARRDQINAELQALRSLLPISAQEKERLSYLHIMALVCLRLRGAQLFPPGLAPPTGPALGTELLSLLPGFLLVLSADSKLVYISENVAQVLGLSVVELLAQGDTVFDILDGRVGEDVHKKLLLAREEPGREVTFVSEMRTSKAFRLQHGGNRVVAVCGRFVALRWPPSPSTTAFLALCTPVVQSPTDGEAASQDDIFQSMHLLDMTFIDVTESVTYHLGYHREELVGQSWYSLLHPEDADLAAAQHRALALGAGAGPAAGTAVLRVLRKDRAWSWLRVWARRDGGCITCTCRCLREEEAAHLRARQPRAAALPAGRDLGRLAEQLRALADSLSPPAAAAPCRWPRPEEAEDDASVCLGNSLPHPAQFLRFPFEQKTGRNIPSVLSQCRVFRDADTPWSAGCTFPNAGHCV, encoded by the exons atgACCATCTtctgcagccactgccaccGGCCACTGCAGGCAGAGATGAGCTGCCTGCCTGCGAGGGCCAAGCAGGCGCCCAGCGCCTCCAGGCCGTTCAG GTCAACCAAGAGTGCTTCCAAGGCTCGCCGAGACCAGATCAATGCGGAGCTGCAGGCGCTGCGCTCCCTGCTGCCCATCTCTGCACAGGAAAAGGAGCGCCTCTCCTACCTCCACATCATGGCCCTGGTGTGCCTCCGGCTGCGGGGGGCTCAGCTGTTCCCTCCAG GCTTGGCTCCTCCTACGGGACCGGCCCTTGGCACGGAACTACTCTCCCTTCTCCCGGGGTTTCTGCTTGTGCTCTCAGCAGACAGCAAGCTGGTCTACATCTCAGAGAACGTGGCTCAGGTCCTGGGCCTCTCCGTG GTGGAGCTGCTCGCCCAGGGGGACACAGTCTTTGACATCCTGGATGGGCGAGTGGGAGAGGATGTGCACAAGAAGCTCCTCCTTGCCCGGGAGGAGCCTGGCAGGG AAGTCACTTTTGTCAGCGAGATGCGCACATCCAAGGCCTTCCGGCTGCAGCATGGGGGGAATCGGGTCGTGGCAGTGTGCGGGCGCTTTGTGGCCCTGCGCTGGCCACCCTCCCCCTCCACCACAGCCTTCCTGGCTCTCTGCACACCCGTTGTGCAGTCACCCACAGATGGCGAAGCTGCTTCCCAGGATGACATATTCCAGAGCATGCATCTCCTGGACATGACGTTTATTGATGTCACGGAGAG CGTCACCTACCACCTAGGCTACCACCGGGAGGAGCTGGTCGGTCAGTCGTGGTACAGCCTCCTGCACCCTGAGGATGCTGAcctggcagctgcccagcacagggcctTGG CGCtgggggccggggccgggccggcagcGGGGACCGCCGTGCTGCGAGTGCTGCGCAAGGACCGCGCCTGGAGCTGGCTGCGCGTGTGGGCGCGGCGGGACGGCGGCTGCATCACCTGCACCTGCCGCTGCCTCAG ggaggaggaggcggccCACCTGCGCGCCCGgcagccccgcgccgccgccctGCCCGCGGGCCGGGATCTCGGGCGGCTGGCCGAGCAGCTCCGCGCCCTGGCCGACAGCCTctcgccgcccgccgccgccgcgccctGCCGCTGGCCTCGTCCCGAGGAAGCCGAGGACGATGCCTCTGTCTGCCTTGGGAACTCTCTGCCGCACCCTGCCCAGTTCCTCCGGTTTCCTTTCGAGCAGAAAACAGGGCGCAACATTCCAAGTGTGCTCTCGCAGTGCCGAGTGTTCAGAGATGCTGACACACCTTGGTCTGCTGGCTGTACCTTTCCTAATGCAGGCCACTGTGTGTAA
- the LOC119698748 gene encoding neuronal PAS domain-containing protein 4-like isoform X2, with protein MTGRECCPFPSLDTCPSWLALQVNQECFQGSPRPDQCGAAGAALPAAHLCTGKGAPLLPPHHGPGVPPAAGGSAVPSRLGSSYGTGPWHGTTLPSPGVSACALSRQQAGLHLRERGSGPGPLREVTFVSEMRTSKAFRLQHGGNRVVAVCGRFVALRWPPSPSTTAFLALCTPVVQSPTDGEAASQDDIFQSMHLLDMTFIDVTESVTYHLGYHREELVGQSWYSLLHPEDADLAAAQHRALALGAGAGPAAGTAVLRVLRKDRAWSWLRVWARRDGGCITCTCRCLREEEAAHLRARQPRAAALPAGRDLGRLAEQLRALADSLSPPAAAAPCRWPRPEEAEDDASVCLGNSLPHPAQFLRFPFEQKTGRNIPSVLSQCRVFRDADTPWSAGCTFPNAGHCV; from the exons ATGACAGGCAGGGAATGctgtcccttcccctccctggaCACGTGTCCCAGCTGGTTGGCTTTGCAGGTCAACCAAGAGTGCTTCCAAGGCTCGCCGAGACCAGATCAATGCGGAGCTGCAGGCGCTGCGCTCCCTGCTGCCCATCTCTGCACAGGAAAAGGAGCGCCTCTCCTACCTCCACATCATGGCCCTGGTGTGCCTCCGGCTGCGGGGGGCTCAGCTGTTCCCTCCAG GCTTGGCTCCTCCTACGGGACCGGCCCTTGGCACGGAACTACTCTCCCTTCTCCCGGGGTTTCTGCTTGTGCTCTCAGCAGACAGCAAGCTGGTCTACATCTCAGAGAACGTGGCTCAGGTCCTGGGCCTCTCCGTG AAGTCACTTTTGTCAGCGAGATGCGCACATCCAAGGCCTTCCGGCTGCAGCATGGGGGGAATCGGGTCGTGGCAGTGTGCGGGCGCTTTGTGGCCCTGCGCTGGCCACCCTCCCCCTCCACCACAGCCTTCCTGGCTCTCTGCACACCCGTTGTGCAGTCACCCACAGATGGCGAAGCTGCTTCCCAGGATGACATATTCCAGAGCATGCATCTCCTGGACATGACGTTTATTGATGTCACGGAGAG CGTCACCTACCACCTAGGCTACCACCGGGAGGAGCTGGTCGGTCAGTCGTGGTACAGCCTCCTGCACCCTGAGGATGCTGAcctggcagctgcccagcacagggcctTGG CGCtgggggccggggccgggccggcagcGGGGACCGCCGTGCTGCGAGTGCTGCGCAAGGACCGCGCCTGGAGCTGGCTGCGCGTGTGGGCGCGGCGGGACGGCGGCTGCATCACCTGCACCTGCCGCTGCCTCAG ggaggaggaggcggccCACCTGCGCGCCCGgcagccccgcgccgccgccctGCCCGCGGGCCGGGATCTCGGGCGGCTGGCCGAGCAGCTCCGCGCCCTGGCCGACAGCCTctcgccgcccgccgccgccgcgccctGCCGCTGGCCTCGTCCCGAGGAAGCCGAGGACGATGCCTCTGTCTGCCTTGGGAACTCTCTGCCGCACCCTGCCCAGTTCCTCCGGTTTCCTTTCGAGCAGAAAACAGGGCGCAACATTCCAAGTGTGCTCTCGCAGTGCCGAGTGTTCAGAGATGCTGACACACCTTGGTCTGCTGGCTGTACCTTTCCTAATGCAGGCCACTGTGTGTAA